A stretch of Corallococcus macrosporus DNA encodes these proteins:
- a CDS encoding LysR family transcriptional regulator: MIPPADMVLFAVVVREESFTRAALKLGITKQTVSERIRQLEERLGVRLLERTTRRLRVTGAGVMYSERCAAIAALIDEANSEVQQGQADPTGLLRVSAPVLYGRRYLTPVISKYLARYPQARVELVLADRRPHLIEEGFDVAIHIGPLNDSSLVARKLGEGAVRFVASPRFLSKHGTPDARGLGSARCIGFSAFETWEAEGVKSRIDPVLMVNDSELACEAAIAGVGIARVPDIVCQEAVRDGRLKVLFGPKPAAMRPIHVVYPSRRNLPHKVRLFVDALATLAELPPPKPRGRKRK; encoded by the coding sequence ATGATTCCTCCCGCTGACATGGTCCTCTTCGCGGTGGTCGTCCGGGAGGAGAGCTTCACCCGGGCGGCGCTCAAGCTCGGCATCACCAAGCAGACCGTCAGCGAGCGCATCCGCCAACTGGAAGAGCGCCTGGGCGTGCGACTCCTGGAGCGGACCACGCGCCGTCTGCGGGTCACCGGCGCCGGGGTGATGTACTCCGAGCGCTGTGCCGCCATCGCCGCGCTCATCGACGAGGCGAACAGCGAGGTGCAGCAGGGACAGGCGGACCCCACCGGCCTGCTGCGGGTCTCCGCGCCCGTGCTCTACGGCCGCCGGTACCTCACCCCCGTGATCTCGAAGTACCTCGCCCGCTATCCCCAGGCGCGGGTGGAGCTGGTGCTGGCGGACCGCCGGCCCCACCTCATCGAGGAGGGCTTCGACGTCGCCATCCACATCGGCCCGCTCAATGACTCATCGCTCGTGGCGCGGAAGCTGGGAGAGGGCGCGGTCCGCTTCGTGGCCAGTCCGCGCTTCCTGTCGAAGCACGGGACGCCGGATGCCCGGGGGCTCGGCTCCGCGCGCTGCATCGGCTTCAGCGCGTTCGAGACGTGGGAGGCCGAGGGCGTGAAGTCCCGGATCGATCCGGTCCTGATGGTGAATGACAGCGAGCTCGCGTGCGAGGCGGCCATCGCCGGGGTCGGCATCGCGCGGGTGCCGGACATCGTCTGCCAGGAGGCCGTCCGCGATGGCCGGCTCAAGGTCCTCTTCGGGCCCAAGCCCGCCGCGATGCGGCCCATCCACGTCGTCTATCCCAGCCGGCGGAACCTGCCGCACAAGGTCCGCCTCTTCGTGGATGCGCTGGCGACGCTGGCCGAACTGCCTCCTCCGAAGCCTCGCGGCCGGAAGCGGAAGTGA
- a CDS encoding glutathione S-transferase family protein produces the protein MKLYFAPRTRAVRPRWLLEELGVPYELVRLDLARQENTAPAYLAVNPLGELPALVDGDVTLLESLAICLHLADRFPEKHLAPPVGSAERAAYYGWMAFAELSLDPVVMVFHRDMQAPAEREPSDAAVEKHRARLTAVLDVIQKGLGGREVLVGQTFTAADVVMASILHLANTLMLLGGHPELVAYVRRHSLRPAVRRAVTG, from the coding sequence ATGAAGCTCTACTTCGCCCCCAGGACCCGAGCGGTCCGTCCCCGCTGGTTGTTGGAAGAACTCGGAGTGCCCTACGAGCTGGTGAGGTTGGACCTCGCCCGGCAGGAGAACACCGCGCCCGCCTATCTGGCGGTGAACCCCCTGGGCGAGCTGCCCGCCCTGGTGGACGGAGACGTCACGCTGCTGGAGTCCCTGGCCATCTGTCTCCATCTGGCCGACCGCTTCCCGGAGAAGCACCTGGCACCACCGGTGGGGTCCGCGGAGCGCGCTGCCTATTACGGCTGGATGGCCTTCGCCGAGCTGAGCCTCGACCCCGTGGTGATGGTGTTCCACCGGGACATGCAGGCGCCCGCGGAGCGCGAGCCCTCGGACGCGGCGGTCGAGAAGCACAGGGCGCGGCTCACGGCCGTGCTCGACGTCATCCAGAAGGGGCTCGGGGGCCGTGAGGTCCTGGTGGGCCAGACGTTCACCGCCGCCGACGTGGTGATGGCCTCCATCCTCCACCTCGCGAACACGCTGATGCTGCTGGGCGGCCATCCGGAGCTGGTGGCGTACGTCCGGCGTCACAGCCTGCGTCCCGCGGTGCGCAGGGCCGTGACCGGGTGA
- a CDS encoding LytR/AlgR family response regulator transcription factor — MNAAAAIRTLVVDDEPLAREGLRLLLATDSEVRVVGEAGNGPEAVRLIREQRPDLVLLDVQMPELNGFEVLARLNPSEVPAVIFVTAYDQYALRAFDIHALDYLLKPFRDDRFHDAIGRAKAQIRLARMSDLGQRLMSVLSTYGERDATPAPTPATPDPWVRRLAIRDAGRVVFLDVDEIEYIEAADYYVQIHAGGKAYLHRETMQSLEARLEPERFMRIHRSAIVNARRIRELRSEGRRDLVVVLTSGAELRVARSHREKFQHLR; from the coding sequence ATGAACGCGGCCGCCGCCATCCGCACGCTCGTCGTGGATGACGAGCCCCTGGCCCGCGAGGGCCTGCGCCTGCTGCTGGCCACGGACTCCGAGGTCCGCGTGGTGGGCGAGGCTGGCAACGGCCCGGAGGCCGTGCGCCTCATCCGCGAGCAGCGGCCGGACCTGGTCCTGCTGGACGTGCAGATGCCGGAGCTCAACGGCTTCGAGGTGCTGGCCCGGCTGAACCCCTCGGAAGTCCCCGCCGTCATCTTCGTCACCGCGTATGACCAGTACGCGCTGCGCGCCTTCGACATCCACGCGCTCGACTACCTGCTCAAGCCCTTCCGCGACGACCGCTTCCACGACGCCATCGGCCGCGCGAAGGCGCAGATCCGCCTGGCGAGGATGTCCGACCTCGGCCAACGGCTGATGTCCGTGCTCTCCACCTACGGCGAGCGCGACGCCACGCCCGCGCCAACTCCCGCCACGCCTGACCCGTGGGTGCGGCGGCTGGCCATCCGCGACGCGGGCCGCGTGGTGTTCCTGGACGTGGACGAAATCGAATACATCGAGGCGGCCGACTACTACGTGCAGATCCACGCGGGCGGGAAGGCGTACCTCCACCGCGAGACGATGCAGAGCCTGGAGGCGCGCCTGGAGCCGGAGCGCTTCATGCGCATCCACCGCTCGGCCATCGTCAACGCGCGCCGCATCCGGGAGCTGCGCAGCGAGGGGCGCAGGGACCTGGTGGTGGTGCTCACCTCCGGCGCGGAGCTGCGCGTCGCCCGCAGCCACCGTGAGAAGTTCCAGCACCTGCGCTGA
- a CDS encoding WD40 repeat domain-containing protein has translation MTGPFANLSQLVHCSDAELETLVEQADFGAFVASRDLPPLRERLLRLEREQGITDVHRRFSDKLLATGARLVETPRYIGMQRCFALSPDGRHLAIASNRLEESHGGDVRIWELATGRVVDAVGFETTLVGSTREPSCLQWSPSGEWLGVILNQVVVGVLRAFAGTLPSFTADVTRRWGSPPAWSVSNPAHVANTGHLPAWCWSPDETRLFISTLGPDGALGCVVPFKEGTRVDEDSEGLRWCPARLGGQPSRSRPHTWVRWSPDGSRIHGYCKDEFVLEPGAASSQEPHPSASVIDLRSGDLAYRFDELKLPVAFSPDGAGLAYGKEPPRLADGHTGQTVADLGQHTKVRIHAIEEYVWSRDGQRLAVLINGYEFPQVLIFESGKLLCHVDLKRRSFGPASRSGDLGRWAWSPDGSMGACLLREGGGTIELWKVGASARLLRKIEGVRGIDGLAWGADDTLVGTGHHDIAFWDVNTGLLRFQTSLELEPGRVPPPSDWNPWPDEDARFIPTARGWDFTRVQQDGAVVCPPGSREKLEPRLMFSVAGRHAWPWRWAVGTRHARWEDAAPWPVTPPAEAPFEERHVPVPEGETLAARDARHAKWGFLKQYNAPTWPLDHYRAEPVFTHGPAINRDNLKKYLGQGVMLRQTQYGTWYALGALLEVTDEGILLHPRAPIGSYRERLLSFRDILWIGPAVPLETTEG, from the coding sequence ATGACCGGCCCCTTCGCGAACCTCTCCCAGTTGGTCCATTGCTCCGACGCCGAGCTCGAAACGCTGGTGGAGCAGGCCGACTTCGGCGCCTTCGTGGCCAGCCGGGACCTTCCACCCCTGCGGGAGCGGCTCCTGCGGCTCGAGCGCGAGCAGGGCATCACGGACGTCCACCGGCGCTTCTCCGACAAGCTCCTGGCCACGGGCGCGCGGCTCGTGGAGACCCCGCGCTACATCGGCATGCAGCGCTGCTTCGCGCTCAGCCCGGATGGACGCCACCTCGCCATCGCGAGCAACCGCCTCGAGGAGTCCCACGGTGGGGACGTGCGCATCTGGGAGCTGGCGACCGGGCGCGTGGTCGACGCGGTCGGGTTCGAGACGACGCTCGTCGGTTCGACGCGGGAGCCCTCCTGCCTCCAGTGGTCTCCGTCGGGCGAGTGGCTCGGCGTCATCCTGAATCAGGTCGTCGTCGGCGTGCTGCGGGCCTTCGCCGGAACGCTGCCGTCCTTCACCGCCGACGTCACCCGGCGCTGGGGCTCGCCCCCGGCGTGGTCGGTGAGCAACCCCGCGCACGTGGCGAACACGGGGCACCTGCCCGCGTGGTGCTGGTCTCCGGATGAAACCCGCCTGTTCATCTCCACCCTCGGCCCCGACGGTGCGCTGGGCTGCGTCGTCCCGTTCAAGGAGGGGACCCGGGTCGACGAGGACAGTGAAGGGCTGCGCTGGTGCCCGGCCCGGCTGGGCGGACAGCCCTCCAGGTCGCGCCCGCACACCTGGGTGCGGTGGAGCCCGGATGGCTCCCGCATCCATGGCTATTGCAAGGACGAGTTCGTGCTCGAGCCGGGCGCCGCCTCGTCCCAGGAGCCCCATCCGTCCGCCTCCGTCATCGACCTGCGGAGCGGCGACCTCGCGTACCGCTTCGATGAGCTGAAGCTGCCCGTGGCGTTCTCACCGGACGGCGCCGGCCTTGCCTATGGCAAGGAGCCGCCCCGGCTCGCGGATGGACACACGGGCCAGACGGTGGCCGACCTGGGCCAGCACACCAAGGTGCGCATCCACGCGATCGAGGAGTACGTCTGGTCGCGCGACGGCCAGCGCCTGGCCGTGCTCATCAACGGCTACGAGTTCCCCCAGGTCCTCATCTTCGAGTCCGGCAAGCTCCTGTGCCACGTGGACCTGAAGCGCCGCTCGTTCGGGCCGGCTTCCCGCAGCGGCGACCTGGGCCGCTGGGCCTGGTCTCCGGATGGCTCCATGGGCGCATGCCTGCTGCGCGAGGGAGGCGGCACCATCGAGCTGTGGAAGGTGGGGGCCTCGGCCAGGCTGCTTCGGAAGATCGAAGGCGTGCGCGGCATCGACGGACTGGCCTGGGGCGCGGACGACACGCTCGTGGGGACGGGGCACCACGACATCGCCTTCTGGGACGTGAACACCGGACTGCTGCGCTTCCAGACCTCGTTGGAGCTGGAGCCGGGCCGCGTGCCGCCCCCGAGCGACTGGAACCCCTGGCCGGACGAAGACGCACGCTTCATCCCGACCGCGCGCGGCTGGGACTTCACGCGGGTGCAGCAGGACGGCGCCGTGGTGTGTCCCCCGGGCTCGCGGGAGAAGCTGGAGCCCCGGCTGATGTTCTCGGTGGCGGGGCGCCATGCCTGGCCCTGGCGCTGGGCCGTGGGGACCCGGCACGCGCGCTGGGAGGACGCGGCCCCCTGGCCCGTCACGCCTCCGGCGGAGGCCCCATTCGAGGAGCGCCACGTCCCCGTGCCCGAGGGCGAGACGCTGGCCGCGAGAGACGCCCGGCACGCGAAGTGGGGCTTCCTGAAGCAATACAACGCGCCCACGTGGCCGCTGGATCACTACCGGGCCGAGCCCGTGTTCACGCACGGCCCCGCCATCAACCGCGACAATCTCAAGAAGTATCTCGGCCAGGGCGTGATGCTGCGCCAGACGCAGTACGGGACGTGGTACGCGCTCGGGGCCCTGCTCGAAGTCACCGACGAGGGAATCCTCCTCCACCCGCGCGCGCCCATCGGCTCGTACCGCGAACGGCTCCTGTCCTTCCGGGACATCCTCTGGATTGGACCGGCGGTGCCGCTGGAGACGACGGAGGGTTAG
- a CDS encoding histidine kinase: METTAPSAQAPSVLLPLLRRLPLLMLAYAVPGVVTALHTWVYAQAREPGYPLGRALLVQVPQWQYWALATPFVLALGQRFRLERRVWPRSLAVLLAGLVAVMVPYVSLIFFAARAAGETWLLDASWGRMLPLMMAKYSVLSLLIYGGILAIGYAVDYHRRYREGELVQAQLETRLAHAQLDVLRAQLHPHFLFNTLNAISVLVRKQDTAGSIRMLTGVSELLRMALHTTGRQLVPFHEDVDFLERYLDIEQTRFQDRLQVIRAIDPATLGALVPSLILQPLVENAIKHGIATRSGAGRVELRASREGARLVLEVLDDGPGLAPGWDRQDGRIGVANVRARLHPLYGDRHVFTLENREGGGVRARLELPFQAATPAEAVGA, from the coding sequence GTGGAAACCACCGCTCCCTCCGCGCAGGCGCCGTCCGTGCTGCTGCCCCTGCTGCGCCGCCTGCCGCTGCTGATGCTGGCCTATGCCGTGCCGGGCGTCGTCACCGCGCTCCACACCTGGGTGTACGCGCAGGCCCGGGAGCCGGGCTATCCACTGGGCCGGGCGCTGCTGGTGCAGGTGCCGCAATGGCAGTACTGGGCGCTGGCCACGCCGTTCGTCCTCGCGCTCGGACAGCGCTTCCGCCTGGAGCGACGCGTCTGGCCCCGGAGCCTCGCGGTCCTCCTGGCAGGCCTGGTCGCGGTGATGGTCCCCTACGTGAGCCTCATCTTCTTCGCCGCCCGGGCCGCGGGAGAGACGTGGCTCCTCGATGCCTCCTGGGGACGGATGCTGCCCTTGATGATGGCGAAGTACAGCGTCCTGTCCCTGCTCATCTACGGCGGCATCCTCGCCATCGGCTACGCCGTGGACTACCACCGCCGCTACCGTGAGGGAGAGCTGGTCCAGGCCCAACTGGAGACGCGACTGGCGCACGCGCAGCTGGACGTCCTGCGCGCCCAGCTCCACCCGCACTTCCTCTTCAACACGCTCAACGCCATCTCCGTGCTGGTGCGCAAGCAGGACACCGCCGGCTCCATCCGCATGCTCACGGGCGTCAGCGAGCTTTTGCGCATGGCCCTCCACACCACGGGCCGCCAGCTCGTTCCCTTCCACGAGGACGTGGACTTCCTGGAGCGCTACCTCGACATCGAGCAGACCCGCTTCCAGGACCGGCTCCAGGTGATCCGCGCCATCGACCCCGCGACGCTGGGGGCGCTCGTGCCCAGCCTCATCCTCCAGCCGCTGGTGGAGAACGCCATCAAGCACGGCATCGCCACCCGCTCCGGCGCGGGCCGCGTGGAGCTGCGCGCCTCGCGTGAGGGCGCGCGGCTGGTGCTGGAGGTGCTCGACGACGGCCCGGGGCTCGCGCCCGGCTGGGACCGCCAGGACGGCCGCATCGGCGTGGCCAACGTGCGCGCCCGTTTGCACCCGCTCTACGGCGACCGCCACGTCTTCACGCTGGAGAACCGGGAGGGAGGCGGCGTGCGCGCCCGGCTGGAGCTGCCCTTCCAGGCCGCCACTCCGGCGGAGGCGGTCGGGGCATGA
- a CDS encoding GlxA family transcriptional regulator, with product MITHVVLDGVAEGPLGVGLDVVGTAARLAEAGLVPGLRQAKPLRQRVVSLDGRPVRSGTGRPVSVDGALSLRGVKAGDVLVVPGLSAATERAVGHLLSRDDAARGAELLARAAAKGAVVAASCSATFVLAASGLLTGRSATTTWWLVPAFVRRFPQVTVRADRMVVESEGVLTAGSAFAHADLMLALVARVASPSLAHLVARYLVLDERASQARYMVMEHLRVSDPALSAVERFVAANLGRQLSLDELAHAAATSTRTLARRVQAGLGMTPLEFVQRVRMAHASHLLETTRESVEEVSARVGYADAAAFRRVYRRYAGETPRGRAPAGARKR from the coding sequence GTGATCACGCATGTCGTCCTGGATGGCGTAGCCGAGGGCCCGCTGGGCGTGGGGCTCGACGTGGTCGGCACGGCGGCGCGGCTCGCGGAGGCGGGCCTCGTCCCGGGGCTCCGTCAGGCGAAGCCGCTGCGTCAGCGGGTGGTGTCCCTGGATGGCCGTCCTGTCCGCTCCGGCACGGGGCGCCCCGTGTCCGTGGACGGCGCGCTCAGCCTTCGCGGCGTGAAGGCGGGAGACGTGCTGGTGGTGCCGGGGCTCTCCGCCGCCACCGAGCGCGCCGTCGGGCACCTGCTCTCCCGCGACGATGCCGCGCGCGGCGCCGAGCTGCTGGCCCGGGCGGCGGCGAAAGGGGCGGTGGTCGCGGCGTCGTGCTCGGCGACCTTCGTCCTCGCCGCGTCGGGACTGCTGACGGGACGGAGCGCGACGACGACCTGGTGGCTCGTGCCCGCGTTCGTGCGCCGCTTCCCGCAGGTCACCGTCCGCGCGGACCGGATGGTCGTGGAAAGCGAGGGCGTCCTCACGGCGGGCTCGGCCTTCGCGCACGCGGACCTGATGCTGGCCCTCGTCGCGCGAGTCGCCAGCCCGTCACTGGCGCACCTGGTGGCGCGCTACCTCGTGCTCGATGAGCGCGCTTCCCAGGCCCGGTACATGGTCATGGAGCACCTGCGCGTCTCGGATCCGGCGCTGAGCGCGGTCGAGCGCTTCGTCGCCGCGAACCTCGGCCGGCAGCTGTCGCTCGATGAGCTGGCCCACGCCGCCGCCACCTCCACGCGGACGCTCGCCCGGCGGGTCCAGGCAGGCCTCGGCATGACGCCGCTCGAATTCGTGCAGCGGGTCCGCATGGCTCACGCCTCCCACCTCCTGGAGACGACGCGCGAGTCCGTCGAGGAGGTCTCCGCACGGGTGGGCTACGCCGATGCGGCCGCGTTCCGCCGCGTGTATCGCCGGTACGCCGGTGAGACTCCCCGGGGAAGGGCACCCGCGGGCGCCCGGAAGCGCTGA
- a CDS encoding dienelactone hydrolase family protein yields the protein MRASTPDSTADDPLDDFERRSITLRSAMRTVYVTGRGPAVIVMAEMPGISPHVARFARWVRDAGFTVYMPSLFGKDGAYPQAEAGLAVMKRACVSAEFRAFAANESSPVTQWLRELARLAHAECGGPGVGAIGMCFTGNFALSMMLEPSVLAPVLCQPSLPLDDTGAIQIAPEEAAAVKERLEREDLTVLAYRFEGDRYCPAQRFAAYTQALGPRFVPKVLPASAANPTPPPFFAKVVGGAHSVVTAHLIDAAGEPTLAARDEILAFFARRLHPG from the coding sequence ATGCGCGCTTCCACTCCCGACTCCACCGCCGACGACCCGCTCGATGACTTCGAGCGGCGGTCCATCACCCTCCGCTCGGCCATGCGGACGGTCTACGTCACCGGCCGCGGCCCCGCGGTCATCGTCATGGCCGAGATGCCCGGCATCAGCCCCCACGTCGCGCGCTTCGCGCGATGGGTGCGTGACGCCGGCTTCACGGTCTACATGCCGTCGCTGTTCGGGAAGGACGGGGCCTACCCTCAAGCGGAGGCAGGGCTCGCCGTGATGAAGCGCGCCTGCGTGAGCGCGGAGTTCCGCGCGTTCGCGGCGAACGAATCCAGCCCCGTGACGCAGTGGCTGCGGGAGCTGGCCCGGCTGGCGCACGCGGAATGCGGAGGCCCTGGCGTCGGCGCCATCGGCATGTGCTTCACGGGCAACTTCGCGCTCAGCATGATGCTCGAGCCCTCGGTGCTGGCGCCTGTCCTGTGCCAGCCCTCGCTGCCACTCGACGACACGGGGGCCATCCAGATTGCCCCGGAGGAAGCAGCGGCCGTGAAGGAGCGGCTCGAGCGCGAGGACCTGACGGTGCTCGCGTACCGCTTCGAGGGGGACCGCTACTGCCCGGCGCAGCGCTTCGCGGCCTACACCCAGGCGCTGGGGCCGCGCTTCGTCCCGAAGGTGCTGCCCGCTTCGGCCGCGAACCCTACACCTCCGCCCTTCTTCGCGAAGGTCGTCGGCGGAGCCCACAGCGTCGTGACGGCCCACCTCATCGACGCGGCCGGAGAGCCGACGCTCGCGGCGCGCGATGAAATCCTGGCCTTCTTCGCGCGGAGGCTCCATCCGGGGTGA
- a CDS encoding serine hydrolase, with protein MLLSSVSIRRFACSLFLGTLLALPAAHAGSYPLPPVSSRHEAQVQQARAFAQKLLKDFQLPGLSVAVAHRGRIVWSEGFGFADLEQGLPVTPLTRFRVGSVSKVLTTAGVARLVEEGRLNLDAPIQQYVPSFPVKPWPITTRQLTGHLAGIRHYLDRDEAVFKEAKHFTSVTQGLELFRDDPLLSEPGTAYAYSSYGFNLVGAVVEGAAHEEFLRYMQRAVFEPLGMRHTGADHPHQLVPHRTRFYANGPEGSHQHAAHVDNSYKWPGGGFLSTAEDLVLFGSAHLQPGFLRKETLALLFTPRKLKSGKETGVGMGWRVGVSAQGRRIFHHRGAIEGGRAMLMLFPDSQLVVALLGNTYADFAEEQAAQLGELFMPVTK; from the coding sequence GTGCTCCTCTCGTCCGTATCCATCCGGCGGTTCGCGTGCTCCCTGTTCCTGGGCACGCTGCTCGCGCTGCCCGCCGCGCACGCCGGGTCGTATCCGCTCCCCCCGGTCTCCTCCCGCCATGAAGCACAGGTCCAGCAGGCACGCGCCTTCGCACAGAAGCTGCTCAAGGACTTCCAGTTGCCGGGCCTCTCCGTGGCCGTCGCGCATCGCGGCCGGATTGTCTGGTCGGAGGGCTTTGGCTTCGCGGACCTGGAGCAGGGCCTTCCCGTCACGCCGTTGACGCGCTTCCGCGTGGGCAGCGTGTCCAAGGTGCTCACCACCGCGGGCGTGGCGCGGCTGGTGGAGGAGGGGCGCCTGAACCTGGACGCTCCCATCCAGCAGTACGTGCCGTCATTCCCCGTGAAGCCCTGGCCCATCACCACAAGACAGCTCACCGGACACCTGGCGGGCATCCGCCACTACCTGGACCGGGATGAAGCCGTCTTCAAGGAGGCGAAGCACTTCACGAGCGTCACGCAGGGCCTGGAGCTCTTCCGGGACGACCCGCTGCTGTCCGAGCCCGGCACGGCCTACGCCTACTCCAGCTATGGCTTCAACCTGGTGGGCGCGGTGGTGGAAGGCGCCGCTCACGAGGAGTTCCTCCGCTACATGCAGCGCGCCGTCTTCGAACCGCTGGGCATGCGCCACACCGGGGCGGACCACCCGCATCAACTGGTGCCCCACCGCACGCGCTTCTACGCGAACGGCCCGGAGGGAAGCCATCAGCACGCCGCCCACGTGGACAACAGCTACAAGTGGCCCGGTGGCGGGTTCCTCTCCACCGCCGAGGACCTGGTCCTCTTCGGCTCCGCGCACCTCCAGCCCGGCTTCCTGCGCAAGGAGACACTGGCCCTCCTCTTCACGCCGCGGAAGCTGAAGTCCGGCAAGGAGACGGGCGTGGGCATGGGCTGGCGGGTGGGTGTCTCCGCCCAGGGGCGGCGCATCTTCCACCACCGGGGCGCCATCGAAGGGGGACGCGCCATGCTGATGCTCTTCCCGGACTCCCAGCTCGTCGTGGCCCTGCTGGGCAACACCTACGCGGACTTCGCCGAGGAGCAGGCCGCGCAGCTGGGAGAGCTCTTCATGCCTGTCACGAAGTGA